The genomic stretch TGGTAACATATATGTTGCTGATAGGAATAATGACAGAATTCAGAAGTTCAACCCATCAGGGAGATTTATTTCTAAATGGTCGAGTGTGGGAAATGGCGTAGGCCAGCTCAATACTCCATGGGGTCTGGCTTTTGATCCAACAGGTGACTTTCTTTATGTAACGGAACTTGTTAATCACAGGGTGCAGAAGTTTGAACGTTTTGGTTTTTCATTTGCAGCTACTCCAAATACCAAAACAGTTGGGAGCGGCGATATAGCGACATATTCTATGGATGTAACAGGTATTGGAGCAAATACATTAGGGACAACAGTATCTTTTTATGTATTGTCCGGCCTCCCGAGCGGTACAACATGGAGCTTTGCACCGGCCTCTGTTACGCCAAGCTCATCAGGTATTGTCTCGTCTACGTTAAGCCTTGATACCTCACCCACTACTCCGGTTGGTACTTATACAGTATATGTTGAAGCAGAAGGTGGCGGCCAGACAAGGATTATTCCGATTACCCTGAAAGTTATTCCAAAGATAACACTCTTCAAGGGAATGCCGAATCCGTTTAGTCCTAATGCTAATGGTATCAAGGACACCACAACTATTACTGCCGGCTTTACAACTCCACTGAACTGGACATTGAACATAAAGAAGGGGGTATGCCCTGGTACATTATTAGTCAGGAGCTTTACCGGCTCTGGTACCTCATTGTCTCGGGTATGGGATAGCAAAGATACCGGAGGCGCTACGGTTACAGACGGGAAATATTGCTATTCATTGACCGGCAAAGATGCAGGGAATGTATATTCCAATCCAGTAGTTTTCACAGGAACGGTTGATACAGTTAAACCTGTGATATCTTTTGTGTTTGATGCCCCTGACCCTTTTCAGCACCATTTAGGTCAGACAACAAGCATTGGGTTTACACTATCTGAAAGTGCTTTTGTAACCATTAAGATATATTCAGGTACAACACTGGTAAAAACTCTTGTAAATAATGTACTAAAACTTTCAGGACCAAACAGCGTTATATGGGATGGTAAGGATAATAGCAATGTCTTAGTCCCGAATGCTACGTATACTTACAAAATTTGGGCAAATGATGCAGCAGGGAACTCAGCTGTACAGGCTTCCGGTACTTCAACTGCGCAGTAGTTTTCTATTAGACTCTTAAGAACACTATGGCCCAATGCTGAAAAAGGGTATTGGGCCTTAGCTGTTATAGCGATGCACTGTTCAATATCAGCACTATATTAAATTATGAAAGACATTTATATTGTATCTCCTCTCCATTTTCAACGGTTTTATAATTTCGTTTCTTGACTATCTCACCTTTAATTTCTATAATCCATCACAATGTTGAATAAACTTAAAAGAGCATTCAAGAAAGTATGGAGGATTTTATGATATACAAAGTTCCGTTGGTTCTCACGCCTCAGCCTGAAGGCGGTTTTACCGTTACATCACCTCTTTTGCCGGAATTGCTTACAGAGGGTAATACAATTGAAGAAGCATTGGAAAATGTTCACGATGCCCTCGTAGCCGCCATTGAAATGTATGAGGATTTAGGACGACAACTGCCCAGGAATGTTCAGATTTCCGATACAACAAGCCCTGTTTGGCTCGAAGCTTTGGTAGCAACTTCATGATTTATCGTGAAATTACCCGTAAGCTGATTGCCATCGGCTGTAAAGAACTTCCGAGACGGGGAGGAGGATCTCACCGTAAGTGGTACAACCCCACGACTCAGTGCGCTACAATATTGCCGGATTGGGGAAACCGTGATCTCAAGGTTGGGACTCTCAAGGCTGCAATAAAGCAGCTCGGCATTGAATGGGATACTTTTTTCAAGGTATGAATAGCTGATATTACCGCACGGGATACAAGAAGCAGTAATCCAAACTGACATTTGTAATTTTTAATTTATCATTGTACTTCCTTTATCAGGGTGTTAGACTATTGCTATAAAAGCAGAAGGGAGGGTGAGATGAGAGAAGCCCTTTTATATCAGAAGTTAGAGAATAACAAGGTTCGGTGCGACCTCTGTGCCCACAGATGCCTTCTAACAGAAGGTAAAACCGGTATATGCGGTGTAAGAAAAAACCTCGGCGGCACACTTTATACACTTGTATATGACAAGGTAATTGCGGCCCATATTGATCCTATTGAGAAGAAGCCTCTTTTTCACTTCCTGCCAGGGTCCACATCTTTTTCTATTGCTACAGTAGGGTGTAATTTCAGGTGTCTCCACTGCCAGAATTCTGAGATATCGCAGATGCCTAAGGATGAGAAGATTATCAGCGGAAGCAGTATGACGCCGCTGGATATTGTTGATAATGCTCATAGGAACGGATGCGAGAGCATATCGTATACGTATACTGAACCGACCATATTTTTTGAACTTGCATATGAGACAGCGAGGCTTGCCCATGAAAAGGGGCTGAAGAATATTTTTGTAACAAACGGTTATATGACAGAAGAGGCGCTTGATATGGTCAGGCCTTATCTGGATGCCGCAAATGTTGACCTGAAGTTTTTTGATGAAAAGATGCACAAGCGTGTATGTGGTGCATCAAGAGACCCTGTACTTGAGACAATAAAACGTATGAAGGGATATGGTATATGGGTTGAGGTAACAACACTTATCATTCCTACTAAAAATGACTCTGACGAGGAATTGACTCAGATAGCAGAGTTTGTTAAAGGTGTCGGTGCCGAGATTCCCTGGCATGTGAGTGCATTTCACCCGACGTATAAGATGAATGACCTTCCGCGTACCCCAGCGTCCACTTTAGAAAGGGCTAGGAAGATTGGTCTCAAGGCGGGACTTAGGTATGTTTATACAGGGAATATTCCCGGCGATGAAGGGGAGCACACATTCTGTCATAATTGCAAGTCAGCGCTGATACATCGTGTTGGTTTTGAGATTATTGAAAACTATGTCAGAGAATCAAGATGTCCATTTTGCGGTGCAGTTATAGATGGTGTTGGGATGAGTAACAGGGAATATGAAAATGTTTGAAACCTTTGACCACAGGGCAGATATAGGTGTGCGCGGCTTTGGAAAGAGCATGGAAGAGGCTTATGAGAATGGTGCTATGGCGAT from Nitrospirota bacterium encodes the following:
- a CDS encoding type II toxin-antitoxin system HicA family toxin, coding for MIYREITRKLIAIGCKELPRRGGGSHRKWYNPTTQCATILPDWGNRDLKVGTLKAAIKQLGIEWDTFFKV
- the amrS gene encoding AmmeMemoRadiSam system radical SAM enzyme, which codes for MREALLYQKLENNKVRCDLCAHRCLLTEGKTGICGVRKNLGGTLYTLVYDKVIAAHIDPIEKKPLFHFLPGSTSFSIATVGCNFRCLHCQNSEISQMPKDEKIISGSSMTPLDIVDNAHRNGCESISYTYTEPTIFFELAYETARLAHEKGLKNIFVTNGYMTEEALDMVRPYLDAANVDLKFFDEKMHKRVCGASRDPVLETIKRMKGYGIWVEVTTLIIPTKNDSDEELTQIAEFVKGVGAEIPWHVSAFHPTYKMNDLPRTPASTLERARKIGLKAGLRYVYTGNIPGDEGEHTFCHNCKSALIHRVGFEIIENYVRESRCPFCGAVIDGVGMSNREYENV
- a CDS encoding type II toxin-antitoxin system HicB family antitoxin, which produces MIYKVPLVLTPQPEGGFTVTSPLLPELLTEGNTIEEALENVHDALVAAIEMYEDLGRQLPRNVQISDTTSPVWLEALVATS